The following proteins are co-located in the Nonlabens ponticola genome:
- a CDS encoding DUF58 domain-containing protein, which produces MNLQDELNKTQGFQNLALLANQVVEGFISGLHKSPFHGFSAEFAEHKIYNQGESTRHIDWKLYAKTDKYYTKKFDEETNLRCHLIIDNSASMHYPKVDKQQLGSLNKIGYASLAAACVMNILKKQRDAVGLSVYSSEYEYYAPEKGGERHHQMLLDQLSQISVNESSSSTDTYKYLHEIAENLKRRSLVFLFTDMFQADKHEDELFEALRHLKYNKHDVVLFHVHDSNTEVNFDFDNRPTKFVDVESGEHINLYADNVKDAYREAVKTYFDRLRLRSGQYRIKYMPVNIQQDFNVVLTTFLLERQLFK; this is translated from the coding sequence ATGAATCTGCAAGACGAACTCAATAAAACTCAAGGTTTTCAAAATCTAGCACTACTGGCCAATCAAGTAGTTGAAGGTTTTATCAGCGGTTTGCACAAATCGCCTTTTCACGGTTTCAGCGCAGAGTTTGCAGAGCACAAGATCTACAATCAAGGTGAGAGCACACGTCATATAGACTGGAAGCTTTATGCTAAGACTGATAAATATTATACTAAGAAGTTTGACGAGGAAACCAATTTGCGATGTCATCTTATAATAGATAATAGTGCAAGTATGCATTATCCCAAAGTGGATAAACAGCAGCTGGGTAGCCTTAATAAGATAGGGTACGCCTCACTTGCAGCCGCCTGTGTCATGAATATCCTAAAAAAGCAGCGCGACGCAGTAGGATTAAGTGTTTATAGCAGTGAATACGAATACTACGCCCCAGAAAAAGGAGGCGAGCGTCATCACCAGATGCTGCTGGATCAGCTATCGCAGATAAGTGTCAATGAAAGCAGTTCATCAACCGACACTTATAAATACCTGCACGAGATTGCTGAAAATCTCAAACGGCGATCACTCGTATTTCTATTCACCGATATGTTTCAGGCAGACAAACACGAGGATGAATTGTTTGAGGCCTTGAGGCATCTTAAATACAACAAGCATGATGTAGTTTTATTTCATGTTCATGACAGCAATACCGAAGTAAATTTTGACTTTGATAATCGCCCCACTAAGTTTGTTGATGTAGAATCAGGTGAGCATATCAACTTGTATGCGGATAATGTAAAGGATGCCTATCGAGAAGCCGTCAAAACATATTTTGATAGACTGAGGTTACGTTCTGGACAGTATAGAATAAAATACATGCCGGTCAATATTCAGCAAGATTTTAATGTGGTACTGACGACGTTTTTATTAGAGCGACAACTCTTTAAATAG